In Argiope bruennichi chromosome 4, qqArgBrue1.1, whole genome shotgun sequence, a single window of DNA contains:
- the LOC129965537 gene encoding isocitrate dehydrogenase [NADP], mitochondrial-like, which translates to MASTVTKISRSLLKTTAGGVRNSRATLLKSQIRQYGTDKRIVVEKPVVELDGDEMTRVIWEKIKEKLIFPYLKLECLYYDLGLPYRDQTNDQVTFDAAVAIQKHNVGIKCATITPDEQRVEEFKLKKMWPSPNGTIRNILGGTVFREPIICKSIPRLVPGWTKPIVIGRHAHGDQYKCTDLVIEKPGRVEFLYTPHDGSEPRKVEIFNFQDSAGVIMGMYNTDESIKGFARSCFEYAVSKKWPLYLSTKNTILKRYDGRFKDIFQEIYERDYQSKYESLGIWYEHRLIDDMVAQALKSSGGFVWACKNYDGDVQSDVVAQGYGSLGLMTSVLVCPDGKTIESEAAHGTVTRHYREHQKGRPTSTNPVASIFAWTRGLEHRAKLDGNGDLKRFCKVLEKACVDTIDSGKMTKDLAGCIHGLKNVKESDYLYTMDFLEAISEELEKQLKL; encoded by the exons ATGGTACTGACAAACGTATTGTCGTGGAAAAACCAGTGGTGGAATTGGATGGTGACGAGATGACTCGAGTCATCTGGGAAAAAATTAAGGAGAAG CTAATTTTTCCTTATCTGAAACTGGAATGTCTGTACTATGACCTTGGCCTTCCCTACAGAGATCAAACTAATGACCAAGTAACTTTTGATGCTGCAGTGGCTATCCAGAAGCACAATGTGGGTATTAAATGTGCCACTATCACGCCTGATGAGCAGAGAGTTGAAG aatttaagttgaagaaaatgTGGCCTAGTCCCAATGGTACAATCAGAAACATCTTAGGAGGCACTGTGTTCCGTGAGCCCATTATCTGCAAGTCTATCCCTCGATTGGTGCCTGGTTGGACAAAGCCTATAGTTATTGGAAGGCATGCTCATGGAGATCAG TACAAATGTACAGATTTGGTAATTGAGAAGCCAGGCCGTGTAGAATTTTTGTATACTCCTCATGATGGCAGTGAACCTCGCAAAGTGGAGATCTTCAATTTTCAAGATTCTGCAGGTGTTATCATGGGCATGTACAACACTGATgaa tctATTAAAGGATTTGCCCGAAGTTGCTTTGAATATGCTGTCAGTAAGAAATGGCCTCTttatttaagtacaaaaaataCTATCCTTAAGAGATATGATGGCCGATTCAAAGACATCTTTCAAGAAATCTATGAAAG AGATTATCAAAGTAAATATGAGTCTTTGGGCATCTGGTATGAGCATAGGTTGATTGATGATATGGTTGCTCAAGCTCTCAAATCCTCTGGTGGTTTTGTGTGGGCCTGCAAGAATTATGATGGAGATGTACAGTCAGATGTTGTAGCACAAG gttATGGCTCTTTGGGTCTGATGACTAGTGTATTGGTGTGCCCAGATGGAAAGACTATTGAATCTGAAGCAGCTCATGGAACTGTCACTCGACATTATCGAGAACACCAAAAG GGTAGACCTACTAGTACAAATCCTGTTGCTAGCATTTTTGCTTGGACTAGAGGTTTGGAGCACAGAGCAAAATTAGACGGAAATGGTGACCTTAAGag GTTCtgtaaagttttagaaaaagcTTGTGTAGATACTATAGATTCAGGGAAAATGACTAAAGATCTTGCAGGATGTATCCATGGACTGAAAAA tgtcAAAGAATCTGACTATCTGTATACTATGGACTTTCTGGAGGCTATTTCTGAAGAATTAGAGAAGCAGCTCAAGCTCTAA